The genomic stretch GTTGTTCTCCGGCGGACCGAACTGCTCGGGGCAGTCGTCCTCGTTGTCGGGCACCTCGTCGCCGTCGGTGTCCGGGCAGCCGTCGTAGTCCTTCGGGCCGGGCTTGTCCGGGCACTTGTCGAGCTTGTCGGGGATGCCGTCGCCGTCCGCGTCGTTCTCGTCCTCCGGGCAGCCCTTGTTGGACTTGGGGCCCGGCTTGTCGACGCAGGCGTCCTCGCCGTCGACGACGCCGTCTCCGTCCGTGTCGTAGTTCGGGTCCGGGCAGCCCTTGGTGTGCTTGGGGCCCTTCTCGTTGGCGCAGCCATCCTCGCCGTCGGGGATGCCGTCACCGTCGTTGTCCGGGTCGGGGCAACCGTCGCCGTCCTGGAAGCCGTCGATGTCCTCGGGCTCGTTGGGGCAGCGGTCGCGGATGTCGGGCACGCCGTCGCCGTCCGAGTCGATGAACGTCTCGTCGTAGCGCACCGCGAACATCACCCGCAGGGCCTCGCGGCCGTAGCCGCTGGACAGGTGGATGCCGCGGCCGACGTTGAGCTCCATGCCCCAGTTGCCCCAGACCTTGGCGCGGGCGCCCACCAGCGCCTCCCACGGCGTCTTGAGCGTGTCGGCCTGGTCGAAGTTGAAGGGGCGCACCAGCGGGGTGCTCAGGTGCATCTCCGCCACGGCCTCCACGTCCGTGAAGCGGCCCATGTTGGGCAGCTCCGCGATGGCGCCGGCACCCAGCGTCAGCTCGTCATCCACGAGCAGGTTGAGGTACTGCGCATGGGGCCGTAGCCGCACGCCCACGTTGCCGAGCACGCGGATGGGCACGGGGAGGGCGGTGAATCGCTGCTCCATCGCGATGCGAGGCGCCCAGAGCACGCCGCGCTCGCCGGTGAAGCTGGAGGCGCTGCCGGTGGGCAGCCGGACCTCGGCGACGAGCGACACGCCCACTGGGAACGTCTCGCGGTCCAGCAGGTGGACGCGCGGCAGCAGGCGGATGTCGCCCAGCGTGGTGCGGCCCACGCCCGCGGCGCCCGGGAAGTTGGGAGCGTTCAGCGCGTCGCGCAGCAACTGGAAGTTGTCACCCTGGAGCAGCGTGACGGGCAGATCCACCGCCAGCTCCAAGCGCTCATGGAGCTGATAGGCGAACAGCAGGTGCGCATCGAGCCGGTAGGGCAAGAGGTCGCCCAGCTTCTCGTCGCCCAGCTTCAGGGCGAGGATGCGCCAGTTGAAGTCGAACAGGAGCGCCGCGCGGAAGCTGCCCGCGGGCAGCGCGTTGCTCGTTCCTTCCAGCGCGATACCGCTGTGCTGGGCCGCGGTGGCCTTGACGGGAACGGCGTCGAATCCGCGGGCGAACGGGTCGTGGTCGGCGTGCGCAGCCACCGAGGCCAGAAGCAGGCCCAGGACGGCGAGTCGGGTGGCTGAGCCACGCAAGCTGAAGCCTCGCATGTTTCAGGCTCATAGCACCCGACTCCGGGGGGTGGAAGGAAACGACCCACCCCCCGGTACTGCTGATTACAGCCGTGTGTTATTTCTCCATGAACTGCTGCGCGGGGATGACCTGAATGGCCTCCGGGCGCAGGGGCAGCTTGGACGAGGAGATGCTCTGGTCCTGCGTCAGCAGCTCCTCGGGCTTGGGTGACGCGTAGGTGATGGGCGATGGCGCACCGGAGCGCAGCGCCTGGGCGAGCCCCTCCGCGTCCTCGGTGACGAAGGCGAAGTTGAGGGCCTCGGGCTGCACGCGGCGGCGCAGCGCCTCCTGGACGGACTGCGGCGTCATCTTCGACATGGCCTGGCGGTACTGCTCCAGGAAGTCGGGCGTGCCGTAGAAGAGCCCGTCAATGGCGTAGCCCAGCCGGCGCTGGTCCGTCTGCTCCCACAGGCGGGTGTAGCCCTGGAGGAAGCCGCGCATCAGCTCGAATCGCTCCTGGGGGATTCCCTCCTTCACCATCTGGTCCAGGAAGAACACCGCGCCGCGCGTGGCGAACACGCCGTTGGTGGGCACCACGGGGCGAATCCACAGGGACAGGTCCTGCTGGGTGCGCGCGATGTTGGTGCGGTTGTACGTGGTGCCGGGCGACTCGATGAAGTGCTCGGCGTAGGCGTAGTCGCCGTAGTTGAGGCCGCGCTTCTCGCGCAGCTCGGTGAAGAGCACGCCAATGGACTGGCGGTGCTCGCCCAGGTTGGACATGGCGAAGGCCACCGGGAAGAAGTCCGGGTCGCCGCGGCGGATGGTGCTGACGAAGCCCATGCTGACGGCGGTGGAGAGCGTGGGCTTCTGGATGATGACGGTGCGGCCGGCCGTCGTCGGCACGGCGGGCAGCTCTACGCGCGGAGCCCCCTTCGCGGGCAGCGCGGACAGGCGCGAGCTGAGCGCCTGCGCCAGCGCGTCATCCACCGCGCCCGCCAGGCCGATGACGAGCCGGTCCTGCGTGAAGACGTGCTGGGCGTGGGCCTTCACGTCGTCCAGCGTAATCGCCTTCAACCCCTGCACGGTGCCGCCGGTGAAGTGCGCGTAGGGGTGACCCTGGTAGAGCAGGGCGTCCAGCGCGACCTTGCCCAGCGCCTCGTCATTGGCGCTGCGCAGGCCGTTCTCCACGTCGCTGATGGCGTTGGCGCGCAGGCGCTCCAGCTCGGCGGCGTCCAGGCGTGGGGCCAGGAGCACGTCGGTGAAGATGTCCTGGAAGCGCGTCAGGAAGTCCTTGTGGACGCGGCCGGAGAACGTCGTGAACTCCTTGTCCACGAAGACGTCCAGCTCCGCGGCCATGGGGTACAGGGCCTCGAGCAGTTGCGAGGCGGTGAGCTTCTGCGTGCCGCCCTCCGCCATGAGCTGCGCGGTGAGGGCGGTGAGGCCCTCCTTGCCCTTCGGGTCGTCCACGGAGCCGGTGTGGAACACGAGCCGGAACGAGACGATGGGCGAGTCCGGACGCGCCAGGACGACCTGCTCCATGGGCTTGGGCTGGCGCAGCGGCGTCGCGGGCACGGCCTCCGGGCGCGCGGGCCGCGGAGCGGGCTCGGGCGCCGCCGCCTGGGCGGGCACCGCGGGCGGCGGCGCGTTCTCGTCGGGAGGCGGCTTCGGCGTGGTGGCGCAGCCGGCGAGCCCCAGCAGGGCGGTGAGGGACATGAGCGCTCGGGTCTTCATCACTTCGTCCCTCCCTGGGCGTCCGTCTTGGGGGTGAGGCTGAGCAGGATGAGTTTGTTGGCGGTGAGGTAGCGCTTGGTGAAGTCGGAGAGCTGCGCGGGCGTCACCTTGGGCAGGCTCTGCAGGTGGCGCTGGAAGCCGTCGGGCGAGCCCGTGACGCCGGCGTACCAGCCGAGCTGGATGCCCACGTCCCGAGGCGTCTCCAGGGCCATGAGCGCGCCGTAGCGGGCGTGGTCCTGGATGGCCTTGAGCCGCGCGGCGTCCACGCGGCCAGCGGCGAGCCGGCTGACCTCCTGGAGCAGCGTCTTGCGGACGGTGTCGCGGTGGCGCTCGTCCTTGAGGGTGGCGGTGAGGGTGAAGAGGTGCGGGTCGCGGTGCTCGGAGTAGTCGCTGCCAATGGACTCCACGAGCTGCTTGTCCAGGACCAGCGTCTTGTAGGCGGGGCTGGTGGGGCCGGCCAGGTAGTCCACGAGGAGCGTCTGGATGGCGGCGTCGGCCGGGCTGGTTCCGGCGCCGGGCGTGCGCCACGCAATCACCTGCCGAGGCTGCGTGGGCTGAGGCCAGTCGATGTGGGCGGTGCGAGGCCCCTTCTGGGGCGGCTCGGCAGGGACGGAGACCTGGGCGGCCTTGCGGTCCCAGGGGCCGTAGTGCTGACGCACGAGCTCCATGACCTTGGCGTCGTCGAAGTCGCCGATGATGAAGAGCAGGGTGTTGTCGGGCGTGTACCAGCGCTCGAAGAAGGTGCGGCTGTAGTCATAGGCCTGGGGCATCGCCTGGATGTCCTTGTAGAAGCCCATGGTGGTGTGTTGGTACGTGTGGCGGGTGAAGGCCGCGGCGTTGAGCTCCTCCTCCATCTTGAGGAAGGGGGCGGCGGCGTTCTTGTGGTACTCGCCGAGCACGGCGAGCGCCTCCGTCTGGAAGGACGGCTCGCTGTACTCCAGGTTCCGGAAGCGGTCCGCCTCGATTTCGATGAGCTGGGGCAGGCCGGCGGTGGGGCCGTAGGAGTAGTAGAGGGTGATGTCGTCGGTGGTGAAGGCGTTGTCGTCGTAGCCGAAGTTCCCGAGGATGCGCTCGCGGTCGCCTTCCGGGTGCGTCTTCGTGCCCTTGAACATCATGTGCTCGAAGAAGTGGGCGAAGCCGGTGCGGCCGGGTTCCACCTCGTTGCGCGAGCCCACGCGGACCACGGTGACGTAAGCGATGATGCCGCGCGACGGGTAGGGCACGCGGACCACGGTGAGGCCGTTGGGCAGGGTGTCCGTGTGGAGGGTGTACGGGAACGCGTTCGACGCCGGGGCGGGCGCGGCGGCGGCCGGCAGGGCGGTGCCCAGCAGGAGCAGAAGGAGGGGGAGCAGTCGTCTCATTCAGGTGCCTCGTGGCCGGGGCGGAAGAAGCGGGACCCGGCGGGTAGGCGACCCTACGACGGCTGGCTCGGTGGGGGAGGGGCTTGTGCGCGGAGTGTCTACGGCCGTGCGCCCAGGTGTGCCTGAAGTCGTTCAGGAGGATTGACGCGCCCTCGTCAGCGGTTAATGTGAGGAAGACGGGGCGCGGTGAGTGGCCGCGTCACCAGCAGTGAACCTACCGGGGGCGACCTGGTTTCGACGGGGGCAATGAAGTTCGAGACGCGTGCCGAGCTTGTCAGGTAGCTCGTAAATCCAACCGGGCAAAGACACAAAAGCCAACGACAACGTTGAGCTCGCGCTGGCTGCCTAAAAACAGCTCTTAGTGCGCGGTCCCCCCGCCCTCGGCCTGTGGGGTTGGGACAGACCGTCATAATGCAGGCTGGCTGCCGAGGGGGCCTGGACCCGAGGTGGCGAGACCTTTCCAGGACCGGCTCTGAGTATCCCGTCCGTGGGAGCCTCAGGGACGTAGCAAATCGCGGACTACGCACGTAGGGTCGAAGAACGGACGGCTTTCGGACGCGGGTTCGATTCCCGCCGCCTCCACTGAGTGAAGCCCAGCAATCTCAACGGGTTGCTGGGCTTTTTCTTTGTCCTCGTAGCTTCATGTGCCCTCAGTGTGCCCCTGCGGCGTCTCTGGTCGGTTCGGCCTGGAGCTGGGGCGCTGGTTGGTCGAGCTGCTGCACGGCACTCTCCCGGGCCCCCGGCGCGAGGTGGGCGTACCGATTCGTGGTGCTGAGGTCCGCATGGCCCAGTAGCTCCTGAATGACCTTCATCGGAATGCCCCGCATGGCGAGGTGGCTGGCGTAGGTGTGCCGTAGGTCATGCCAGCCGACTTGCCCCACTTCGCGGGTGATGCCTGCCGCCCGGAGGGCTCGACGAAGGGGGGCCTTCATCTTCCCTTCGGTGAGAGGCTGTCCGTCCTCTTGGCAGAAGACATGGCGGCCTCGCAGGTGGCGGTGGGCCTTGAGCGTTTCCACCACCGAAGTCGGGACGTCCACGGTCCGTTCGCGCCCGCCCTTGGGCAAGTCCTCAACGCCCCTCCAGACGGTGCGGCGAACCTGGAGCTTGCGGCGCTGCAAGTCCAGGTCGTTCCACTGGAGCCCGATAAGCTCCCCCTCCCGCAGCCCTGTCTTGATGGCCACGAGAATCAATGGCCGCCACTCCGGTTCGGCTGCATCGATGAGCCGCTCGGCTTCCTCAAAGGTGAGGAAGTCGAAGTCGGGCTTGGGCAACTTCCCGAAGGGCTTCACGTAAGGAGCCTCCCGGATGACCTTCTGCTCGACCGCGACGGCCAGGAGCTTGCTGAGCGATGACAAGACGTTGTTGATGAACTTCTTGCTCAGTGGATTGGGCGTCACGTCCTTGCGCTTTCTGATGGCTGCCTTTGTGGGGGCTGCCTTGCGTGAGCGCGCAGCCGAGGGCTTCTTCTTCATGGCGGCTTTGAAGTCCTCGATTTGCGACGGGCCGATGGCGTCCAGAGCCATTTCTCCGAAGAACGGAATGATGTGGTCTTCCTGGTGCTGCTGTTTGGTGACGACGGTGGAGTGTTTGTCGTTGTTCTCGCTGTAGGTGAGGAAGCGCGGGACGAACTCCCCGAGGGTGAGGATTCGGTCCGGCTCGCTTTGCTTCTCCTTTCCGAAGGTTCCAGTCAGCAGTGCGTGGCGAACCTGACGCTCGTACTCTTCAGCTCCACGGCGGGTGTTGAGTGGAGACGCCTTGCGGATGCGCTCCACACGCCCGTCGGGGTGCTGGTACTTCACGTCTACCCACCACGCCTCCTGCACCTTTCCCTCCTTCGTCTTCCACTTCCGCAGCCTGACGCTCATGGCTTCTTCTCTCCGAGCGCAGGACCGCTGTTACCCGGCATCCAGTTTACCAATGCGCTTCGACGGATGCGGAGGACTCTTCCGAGCCGCACGATGCCGGGCACCTGCCCGAGTCGGATGGACTCATAGAGCGTCTTCCGATTCACGCGCAGGAGTGCTGCGGCTTCTTCCACGGTGAGGAAGTCGGGGGCCCCGGGGAGAGCCACCGCTGCGAGCACAGGGGCTTTGCGACAAGTGCTGTGGCTCATGAAGGTTTCCCCATCAATCGGTCCCGCAGGGATCGCGGCCTCGTAAAGTGGGGATGGGCATTCGAGGTTGATGGTGGGATGGAGTTCGGCGAGGGGAACGGAACGACCTTCGCGTCGTGGCTCGAAGGGGCATCGCTCCTGTTCACGTGCCATGGCGGAAGCCAGCCCCTCGCCTTGTTGTCGCGTTGCTCAACCCAGCCCGCTGCCTTCAACGCGGCCAGGAAGGTCCGTTTCTGTGGGGGGTGCTTCTGTCCGGTGGACTTGCAGAACCCCACCATGGCCACGAAGAGGGCGTCATTTGTGAGCGCTTGAGTTTTTCCGACTCGGGGCCCCATGGTCGTGGTCCAAATCGAGGCGAAGTTGGAGACGTGTGTCGCCCAATTGTAGAGCTGTCGGTCTGGCTCGGGGCTCTCGCTGAGTTCACGGAGGAATTGCTCCGTTACGGGCTCGCTGAGCTGCTGGAGTTCATCGCGGGATGCGTTCGTGTGCGGTCTGCGGACTCGCTTCATGTCCACCGCGCGGGTACTCATCTCGTAGGCGAAGGCGGCCACCTGCCGCATGAACTCTGGGGTGAAGGCGTCATCCGTGCCCGGAGCATGGAGCGACTCCAAGAAATCGCGGTGGGACAGCCCCATGTCCGGGTGGTGGTACTCGGCGGGCTTCGTCCTGTTGTGGAAGACCGTCCATCGCCGGTCGCTCTCCTCCAGTTCGATGGGCTTGGATCGGTTGGTCGCCGCGATGAGCGCGACGCGGTTGACCGCTGGAGTACGGGCAACGCCCTTGCTCTCCAGGAACACCTCGCCATCGGTGATGGTCGCCTTGAGACCGTCGCCCAGTGCCCCACCGCGCTTGTGGTTGTCGAGCAGCTCGTTGGCGAAGACCAACAGCTTCGTGGCGTAGTGGTGGTTATAGGGCTTGGCGAGGTCGTCTTCCCCAATCTGGACGCAGTTCGCGTGGCCGAGTACGTGCGCCAGGATGCGATAGAGCACGTTCTTTCCGGTGCCCGGGGGGCCCTGGAGAAGGACTGCGGTTCCTGGCTTGGAGCCTGGGTTCTGCACCTTGAACGCAATCCAGTTCAGGAGCCAATCGAGCCCGGCTTCATCCTCCGCGAGCCAGAGAAGGACGCGTCGCACGTCGGCCCAGTCCCCCGGCGCTGGGGTGAGCGTTGGTGCCTCCCACGTGTTGACCGCATACGTATCGTCCTCGCGAGGCAACAGCTCGGGGGCGTTGGGGCGGCATTCGAGCCCCATGACTCCGACGCAGAGCTGCGACACGTTGGGTCCTACGGCCAAGGGGCTGGCACCTCTCGGCCACGTGTCGCGTGGGTGGAGAAGCTGGCGCAGTATCAAGTAGTCCTCGGCGGCCTTCTGGGTGAGGAAGTCCGAGCTGAAGGAGCGGCCACCCGGTCGGCGCGACAGGTAGCGCTCCAGAGGGACGACCTTCACCAGGGGAAGGCTCGCAATCTCCGCGCGAGCCGCTTCTCGGTCGGCGTCCGTGGCGGCCTCATTTTCGGGAGGGCGGTTCGGAGTCATGAGGCGCTCCCAGTGCGGTGGTTGGAGGTGGCGGCGAGCAGGATGGTTCTTCGCCACTTGGCGTCTTTCGCCTCGCGATTGGCCTTCTGCTGAAGGTCCCACTGTTGGAGCTTGGCGCGTGCGCCGTCCAGCCCTCGAAGCGCCTCCCCCCAGACGTCGCGGGAGGGTTCCAGCTTACCGAGCGCATCGAGTGAGCGCTGGGCGATGGCGAGCAGGCTCTCCGAGCTTTCTTCCGGTGCGGCAACCCTGGCGAGCATCTCCGTCAGCCGGTTGATGCCAAGGTGGCGCTGGCCGTCGAGCATGAGCACTTCGCTTGCGTCCATCTGCGCGATGACCTGGCAGTAGTCCTTCCGTTTGAAGCGGCGCAGTCGCTTCCGAACGGCCTGGAGGTCCACGGAGGCCGCTCCGGTGACCTGCTGCATGTCGGGGAGCTCGACGTAGCGGGCAAACGGCTGGCGCAGCATGGGGCCAAACATCGCTTCCACGTCGAGCGGTTGGCCTCGGTGATGCTCGGGAGCCGGGCGCGGGGTGGGGTTCGCGGGGTTCCAGCTTGGAAGGTAGTAGAGGCGCGCCACGTCCTTGCAGGACGCATCCGCCTTCAACGCGGCCGTCGCCTGTGCCGCGAGTCCCAAGTAGTCCATGAGGCGCGGCCAGAGGCTGTCGGCCCACCGGCTTGGCGAGCCAACCGCGACGGGCTCACTGAATGGAAGGACGACGCGGTAGCGGATGGGCTTGAAGTGATGCCCGTAGGAGTGGGTCGGGTATGCGAGGAACCAGAGGCCACGCTGGCGAAGGCTCGCGAGCCACGCGTCCAACGCGGCCAGCTCCTCGCAGTCGAAGTCCACGACGGCCAGGGCGACGTGCGAGAAGTTCGCATTGCGCCTGTATGGCGTGGGTGTGGGGTCGCCGCCCTTGCCCTCGTAGAACCCATTGGCGCGAGGTGGGAGAGGCTTGGCGGGGATGACGGCGTGACCGTCCTTCTCCGTGCGAAGCGTCGGGTCCAGGGCGTCCTCGAAGAACTCCGACATGAGGCCATCGATGGACGAGAACTCCCGGACGGAGAGTTGGTCTGGCTGGAAGCGCGAGGGGGTGATGCAGAGAGTCCAAGTCATGGGGCCCGACGCTGGGGAGTTCGATGGATGCACGACGACGGCGCCGTGTTGAACAGGGAGTGGCGACACTTCGCGGGGGTGTGACGGACGCCCCGGCGCTGGGTGTTCCGTCACAGCTCCGTCATGCCCTTTTTCACTCTGTACGTGACGGAGTGACGGAGACCTCTCATTCCTAAGAGAAGAAAGAAGAAGAGGGAGTGGAAACCATCGTCCGTCAGTCACAGCGTCATGGCCTCGGTGGGGTTGGGGACAGCGCGCGCTCATTCGCCCTTCCCGACAAGGCTGTAGGCCCGAGGCACTGCGCCGCGAACGCCGGGCTGGTACTTGGAGAACTCGCGCACCACGCCAGCGGCGACGAGCACCGCGAGACTGCGCCGGATGGCCTGCTCTCCCGCTCCAAGCGCGCCGCACAGCTCCTTCACGGTACGCCCCTGGGGACCTGCGTCGGTGAGTGCTGCGACGATGCGGGGGCGGTACTGCTCAACCTGTTCAATCACGCGTTGGACTCCTCTAGCGATGTCCTGCCCCCGGTAAATGCGTGCGGTTTTTGCGGGTGGCCCACGCGACCATTTCCGGGCCATTTCTCGGCCATGACTGACTGGGGGTGGCCCCAGCTAAATGCGTGTGGATTCCGTGGGTGGCTCGGGTGACTTGCGGAAGGCCCCCCGGCTCGGATTTCCGATGGGTGGCCACTCAGGACCGTGCTCGGAGGTCATCCACGCTGAGAAAATCCCGCAGAAAATCGCCGGGCCCGCCTCCGATGAACAGTTCGGCGCTCCCACCTATGGAATGAACACATGCTGCGTGTGGACCGCGTGCTCCGGAGTTGTTTTGAGGGGTGTGACCCGGCAAATGCGCTGGATTTCTTGTGGGTTGCCGAAGTGCCCTCGCACCAGGACAAACGGAGAAGGGCTGGAAGCCGCGCGCATCCTGGTACGGTCCTGCCATGCCCCATGGAGGTCGCCCGCGCGTGTTCTCGTCACTGGCCCGGCTTGTCCTGCCCCTCGTGTTCCTGGTGGGCCTGACGGCTGCGGCACAGCCCCAGGAGCCCCTCCGCGCGCGGGAGCTGAAGCGGCGGCGGGTGGCGCTCTCGGCGGCCACGTCTGGCAAGCCTGTGGTGCTTCACGTTGCGCCGGGCTACCTCACGACCTTGGAGTTCGACTCCCCTGTGGACCGGGAGGCGGTGGTGCTCGGGGACGCTGGGGGGCAAATCGCGCTGTTCGAGGTCAATGGGCGCAGCATCGTGCTCAAGCCCGCGATGGAGCAGGGGCCCGGGCGAGGTGTGGAGCTGACTGTCCCATTCGCGGACGGCGCGGTCCCCTCCCGTGTCGCGTTCTCGCTCGTCACGCACCCTGCCGAGGTGGACGCGCAGGTGATGGTGTCGCGCCTGCCGCGAACGGCAGATGCGATTCAGGCTGAGTTGGACGAGGTGCGCGCGGCCTGTGCGGCCAAGGATGCCGAGTTGGAGGCGCTCCGTGCTCGTTCTGTGGCGAGCGGTCCGGCTGGGCTGATCCTCGCGGGGCTTCTCGACGTGTCCGGCGTCCGGGCAGGATGGAGCGAGGTGGCGAGCAACGAGGTTGGCAGTCGTCTCTTCCTCGAAGATACAACCTCCTACCGCTCAAGCACGTGGGCCGCGCTTGCTCTTCGGGTGCGCAACACCGGCTCGGAGCCCTGGACGCCTGTGGAGGCTCGGCTCTCCGTGGCTGCGAGAGGTGAACGCATCAACGTGCTCGCGGTGCGCATGAAGGAGCCTCGGATCGAACCGGGTGGGACAGCTCTCGTGGTGGTGGAGACTGGGGCGCCCAACTGGCCGGAAGGCGCGGCGCTCCGGTTGGAGCTGCGCGACAACGACGGGGGGCGGCGCCTTCTCATTCCTCGACTCCCGTTCTAGAACCGCCTTCCATGTTGATCGGGTTGAGTCCGGCACACCTGCAACCTGGGCAGACGGTGGACGGCTGGCGCGTCGTGAAGCCGCTGGGCGCGGGGAGCTTCGGCGCCGTCTACCTCGTGGAGAAAGAGGGCCACCACTTCGCGATGAAGATGGCCATGCACCGGGCCAGTAGTGGAGACGCTGAACAGGCCGACGCGCGTCTGCTGCGGGAGATGGTCTGTCTGTCCCAGGTGAGCGGCCATCCCAACGTCGTGGAAGTCCACGCCCACGGACGTTGGCAGCACCCGACCCAGGGGTGGCTCTACATCATCCTGGACTACGTGGAGGGCTACACGCTGGGGGAGTGGGTGGAGAAGACGCACCCCACGGCGCATGAAGTGGCCCGGGTGTTCGGCAAGCTTTCGGGCGCTCTCGCTCACCTGCATTCGCGTGGCGTCTTTCACCGCGACTTGAAGCTGGGGAACATCCTCGTGCGCGCCACGGATGGTGAGCCCTTCATCCTGGATTTCGGCGTGGGGGATTACACGCTGGCCCCGGAGCTGACGGACACGCCCTTGCCACCTGGCACTCGGCGCTATCGGTCCCCCGAAGCGTCGCGCTTCCTTCGTGAGCACGGTGATGAGCAGGACGCGCGTTACGAGTTCAAGGCGACCGACGACGTGTACGCGCTGGGAGTCTGCCTCTATGACGTGCTGACCAATCCCCAGCCTGTGCGCGAAACGCCCCGCGTCCTGGTGGGCGCCCAGTGGCCTCCCCCCGCGCCGCACGCACTGAATCCGCGCGTGCCCGTGTCCTTGAGCGCTGCGGCCATGCACTTCATCGAGCGCCACCCCGAGAAGCGCGCCCCTTCCGCCGAAGTCATGCGGCGCGAGTTGGACGCGCTGCTACACGAAGAAGGCGAGGCGTGGACGGCGACGTTGCATGTCCCCACGCCGCATCTTCCGCTTGCCCTGGAGGTGGCGCATAACGACGTGCCCCAGGACGAAGCGCAGCCCTCCACGCCGAAGCGGACCCCTGGGCGACGCGTGGCGGGCGCAGTGGCCATCCTGGCGCTCGTTGTGGCCTCGCTGGTGGGCTACGCGGCTCTACGCCCCACGGCCCCAACACGGCAGGCGCAGCGGCTTGTGGAGCCCCCCGCGCCGCCCCCGCCAACGGATGCTGGCGCCATTGAGCCGGTGGCTTCCTCCGTCCCTCCTACACCCCCTGTGTCGTCCCCTGGGGTAGCTTTGCCCCCTCCCGTGCCTGTCGAGAAAGAAAGCCCTCCCGTGAAGCGCGCTCCTGCCCGAATCCCTCTGCCCGCCGAGTCCACCGCCAGGAAGCCAAAGGCCCTGGCCTCCCGTCCGAGCTGGCCCCCCTCTCCGTGGGCTGGGTTCCTCAAGACGTGCGCGGGTGCGACCGCTGCCGCCGCGCTTTCCATTGGTTGCCCAGGTGCGCAGGTGCGTCCCGAGCCCGGCGCCTGCCCCTCAGAGGCACGTGAAGTCATGTTCAGGTGGGAGCAGAAAGGTGGCCTGCGCTTGAGTCCGGGAGATTCGGTGCTGCTCACGCTTGATAGGCGCCAGCCCGGCTTCCAGGGGGAAGCCGGTACTTATGCCGATGGTCCCGTGACCGGAGTGGTGTTGCGCAGCTACTTGAAAGGGCTACCGGAAGGAACCCGGCTGTCAGGCTACCTTTGGACGAGCGGAG from Myxococcus xanthus encodes the following:
- a CDS encoding tyrosine-type recombinase/integrase codes for the protein MSVRLRKWKTKEGKVQEAWWVDVKYQHPDGRVERIRKASPLNTRRGAEEYERQVRHALLTGTFGKEKQSEPDRILTLGEFVPRFLTYSENNDKHSTVVTKQQHQEDHIIPFFGEMALDAIGPSQIEDFKAAMKKKPSAARSRKAAPTKAAIRKRKDVTPNPLSKKFINNVLSSLSKLLAVAVEQKVIREAPYVKPFGKLPKPDFDFLTFEEAERLIDAAEPEWRPLILVAIKTGLREGELIGLQWNDLDLQRRKLQVRRTVWRGVEDLPKGGRERTVDVPTSVVETLKAHRHLRGRHVFCQEDGQPLTEGKMKAPLRRALRAAGITREVGQVGWHDLRHTYASHLAMRGIPMKVIQELLGHADLSTTNRYAHLAPGARESAVQQLDQPAPQLQAEPTRDAAGAH
- a CDS encoding ArsR family transcriptional regulator, whose translation is MIEQVEQYRPRIVAALTDAGPQGRTVKELCGALGAGEQAIRRSLAVLVAAGVVREFSKYQPGVRGAVPRAYSLVGKGE
- a CDS encoding M16 family metallopeptidase, which gives rise to MRRLLPLLLLLLGTALPAAAAPAPASNAFPYTLHTDTLPNGLTVVRVPYPSRGIIAYVTVVRVGSRNEVEPGRTGFAHFFEHMMFKGTKTHPEGDRERILGNFGYDDNAFTTDDITLYYSYGPTAGLPQLIEIEADRFRNLEYSEPSFQTEALAVLGEYHKNAAAPFLKMEEELNAAAFTRHTYQHTTMGFYKDIQAMPQAYDYSRTFFERWYTPDNTLLFIIGDFDDAKVMELVRQHYGPWDRKAAQVSVPAEPPQKGPRTAHIDWPQPTQPRQVIAWRTPGAGTSPADAAIQTLLVDYLAGPTSPAYKTLVLDKQLVESIGSDYSEHRDPHLFTLTATLKDERHRDTVRKTLLQEVSRLAAGRVDAARLKAIQDHARYGALMALETPRDVGIQLGWYAGVTGSPDGFQRHLQSLPKVTPAQLSDFTKRYLTANKLILLSLTPKTDAQGGTK
- a CDS encoding M16 family metallopeptidase, giving the protein MKTRALMSLTALLGLAGCATTPKPPPDENAPPPAVPAQAAAPEPAPRPARPEAVPATPLRQPKPMEQVVLARPDSPIVSFRLVFHTGSVDDPKGKEGLTALTAQLMAEGGTQKLTASQLLEALYPMAAELDVFVDKEFTTFSGRVHKDFLTRFQDIFTDVLLAPRLDAAELERLRANAISDVENGLRSANDEALGKVALDALLYQGHPYAHFTGGTVQGLKAITLDDVKAHAQHVFTQDRLVIGLAGAVDDALAQALSSRLSALPAKGAPRVELPAVPTTAGRTVIIQKPTLSTAVSMGFVSTIRRGDPDFFPVAFAMSNLGEHRQSIGVLFTELREKRGLNYGDYAYAEHFIESPGTTYNRTNIARTQQDLSLWIRPVVPTNGVFATRGAVFFLDQMVKEGIPQERFELMRGFLQGYTRLWEQTDQRRLGYAIDGLFYGTPDFLEQYRQAMSKMTPQSVQEALRRRVQPEALNFAFVTEDAEGLAQALRSGAPSPITYASPKPEELLTQDQSISSSKLPLRPEAIQVIPAQQFMEK
- a CDS encoding helix-turn-helix domain-containing protein, which codes for MSHSTCRKAPVLAAVALPGAPDFLTVEEAAALLRVNRKTLYESIRLGQVPGIVRLGRVLRIRRSALVNWMPGNSGPALGEKKP
- a CDS encoding OmpA family protein, with the translated sequence MRGFSLRGSATRLAVLGLLLASVAAHADHDPFARGFDAVPVKATAAQHSGIALEGTSNALPAGSFRAALLFDFNWRILALKLGDEKLGDLLPYRLDAHLLFAYQLHERLELAVDLPVTLLQGDNFQLLRDALNAPNFPGAAGVGRTTLGDIRLLPRVHLLDRETFPVGVSLVAEVRLPTGSASSFTGERGVLWAPRIAMEQRFTALPVPIRVLGNVGVRLRPHAQYLNLLVDDELTLGAGAIAELPNMGRFTDVEAVAEMHLSTPLVRPFNFDQADTLKTPWEALVGARAKVWGNWGMELNVGRGIHLSSGYGREALRVMFAVRYDETFIDSDGDGVPDIRDRCPNEPEDIDGFQDGDGCPDPDNDGDGIPDGEDGCANEKGPKHTKGCPDPNYDTDGDGVVDGEDACVDKPGPKSNKGCPEDENDADGDGIPDKLDKCPDKPGPKDYDGCPDTDGDEVPDNEDDCPEQFGPPENNGCPYDSPPYVVVESDRIRIKGNVLFETGSAVIQKQSYPLLDEVATVLRKNPALGPVLIEGHTDNRGSRALNMGLSDRRAKSVLEYLVAKGIARKRLSSKGFGFDNPIATNDTALGRAKNRRVDFRLVRAEVETEQKETVVPAGQQPPPGTTPANAAPGKDGKQ
- a CDS encoding DUF5906 domain-containing protein, whose product is MTPNRPPENEAATDADREAARAEIASLPLVKVVPLERYLSRRPGGRSFSSDFLTQKAAEDYLILRQLLHPRDTWPRGASPLAVGPNVSQLCVGVMGLECRPNAPELLPREDDTYAVNTWEAPTLTPAPGDWADVRRVLLWLAEDEAGLDWLLNWIAFKVQNPGSKPGTAVLLQGPPGTGKNVLYRILAHVLGHANCVQIGEDDLAKPYNHHYATKLLVFANELLDNHKRGGALGDGLKATITDGEVFLESKGVARTPAVNRVALIAATNRSKPIELEESDRRWTVFHNRTKPAEYHHPDMGLSHRDFLESLHAPGTDDAFTPEFMRQVAAFAYEMSTRAVDMKRVRRPHTNASRDELQQLSEPVTEQFLRELSESPEPDRQLYNWATHVSNFASIWTTTMGPRVGKTQALTNDALFVAMVGFCKSTGQKHPPQKRTFLAALKAAGWVEQRDNKARGWLPPWHVNRSDAPSSHDAKVVPFPSPNSIPPSTSNAHPHFTRPRSLRDRLMGKPS